From one Luteolibacter sp. SL250 genomic stretch:
- a CDS encoding LamG-like jellyroll fold domain-containing protein produces MSFSKGLVLAALVGAVCFPVADGALLLRYDFDDGTTPTADSGTGPAANGTLIGAGSSFIANTPSGTGRAYSTSGANAYITTGTTASPDTGTNPSKLDSLNAFTLTMWLNIQAQPATNDRLVSDWSGDAGFDLRVGSNVTSTDYRPLLQVNNSLASPTSNIGGFGSWVFLAVTYDGSQLSSNVLFYTGGTSSAATQFGSAVALFQNNTDPTPDEPEGAVLANSVDFQVGGSAATTSDRSPNAFFDDVRVYDEVLSVAQLEAIRLENVPEPSLGSLALLTLAGLATRRRR; encoded by the coding sequence ATGAGCTTTTCCAAAGGTCTGGTCCTTGCGGCATTGGTTGGCGCGGTTTGTTTCCCGGTGGCCGATGGGGCACTCTTGCTCCGGTATGATTTTGATGATGGGACGACTCCGACGGCGGACAGCGGCACCGGACCGGCCGCCAATGGCACTCTGATCGGAGCCGGCAGTTCTTTCATCGCGAATACGCCGAGCGGAACGGGACGCGCCTATTCCACGAGCGGAGCGAACGCCTACATCACGACGGGGACCACCGCCTCGCCTGACACCGGCACCAATCCATCGAAACTCGATTCGCTGAACGCCTTCACACTCACGATGTGGTTGAACATCCAGGCCCAGCCAGCGACGAACGACCGGTTGGTCTCCGACTGGTCGGGCGATGCGGGATTTGATCTCCGCGTCGGATCAAATGTCACTTCCACCGACTATCGGCCCTTGCTGCAGGTGAACAACAGCCTGGCATCCCCGACGTCGAACATCGGGGGCTTCGGATCGTGGGTCTTCCTCGCGGTTACCTACGATGGCAGCCAACTGAGTTCCAACGTCCTGTTTTACACAGGCGGGACCTCCTCAGCGGCCACCCAGTTCGGAAGCGCGGTTGCGCTTTTCCAGAACAACACGGACCCCACCCCGGACGAACCGGAAGGCGCGGTCCTGGCGAACTCGGTTGACTTCCAGGTGGGTGGCAGTGCGGCGACAACTTCCGATCGTTCGCCGAATGCTTTCTTTGATGACGTGCGCGTATATGACGAAGTGTTGTCAGTGGCCCAACTGGAAGCGATCCGGCTGGAGAATGTCCCCGAGCCATCCTTGGGGAGTCTCGCATTGCTGACCCTGGCCGGACTTGCAACCCGCCGCCGCCGCTGA
- a CDS encoding BlaI/MecI/CopY family transcriptional regulator, whose product MWDEESDESLSRRERQVIGIVMKRGRVSAREIGEELPDPPTYSAVRSILRLLVERGLLVKEQEAGRDWFSLPVSAGKAKVGALRGMVRKFFNNSAPEAAMALLGQKNLKLTAEEADRLMKLIGEARKK is encoded by the coding sequence ATGTGGGATGAGGAATCTGACGAATCGTTGAGCCGCCGCGAGCGGCAGGTCATCGGCATCGTGATGAAACGCGGGCGGGTGTCCGCTCGGGAGATCGGGGAGGAGCTGCCGGACCCGCCGACGTATTCGGCGGTGCGGTCGATCCTGCGATTGCTGGTGGAAAGGGGCCTGCTGGTGAAGGAGCAGGAGGCGGGGCGGGACTGGTTCAGCCTGCCGGTGAGCGCGGGCAAGGCGAAGGTCGGCGCACTGCGCGGCATGGTGAGGAAGTTTTTCAACAACTCCGCGCCGGAGGCGGCGATGGCGCTGCTGGGGCAGAAGAATCTGAAGCTCACGGCGGAGGAAGCGGACCGTCTCATGAAACTCATCGGGGAGGCGCGGAAAAAATGA
- a CDS encoding M56 family metallopeptidase, with product MNASGAASSAAFPAAALDAGAFLTRYPELAVWCMGAVKSSVIVLMVLALAALFRGRSAVARCWILRLAFPALLLTALWPLAAGRLPVLSVHVDAPAASGWETVQPDIPAVPPQPAMKETLIKQMDPPADSVVPRVLPVIPEMDVAEAFPEPAPSSQSPTDEVPSWKVALKELEDHLLFLWSGGAMLVALWLVFRNVTGLFWLHRHGQPADGTMTDVGDRLTDALRMRRANYRRVPGLASPLLTGWFRARLWLPEGMSAMTEAQVRAILRHELAHHRRRDLWWQALASCACAIWWWNPAVWNLGKRLRHETELAADDAVVTGGGAAADYAELLVRVASGWTVGDARAVRRTGVPMMGSSAIERRVRAILAESPFRNRMGWTAGAAVAFIAIMGAGIASLTAVARPVESPLAMVADMEESEGDSGGVDPEGELSRDPAADREMLERLVSPKNVPPDYLHPPGTDIGNLVELLHSRPMDLKDLDDLQHLMSEGYINGRYVGPDEGKPNIQIARVIPQDRPLPTEARIRFIHARTGQPMPGLRFHLGFDGDLPFQVAADGDGRYIFTLSPETLERESRPERIMWAGTKRLGILVAEAGYLMKHMEFQRHAWGQEIEVRMEPSLPISGRVVGEDGQPVAGAAIRTDRSPFVHPMLILLPRNFGTKTDDDGRWSLDGFPEDLSKLELDISHPDYVAFSGSATDLPGGEEVLRNGSSTLVLKTGPRIHGRVVDRDGRPVHGARINPRAISSPRFAITDGDGRFVIKRLPGKYALLTIEADGFSPSQEGVMVGQEKDHVFTLSPPTLFRGRVVREDERPYAGVEVRVDQWRNQRTLGYRTQTDEDGRFTWDSAPAEPFTLNIGEGERIMSGYPIAGPGGEVVIVMKPALRIKVTAVDDATAEPVRNFRVTPVSANPWVYRDTLASVKGKLEWETYKFEKNGINFRVEADGFDPLVTEVHPTRQQKVEAVWRLKRK from the coding sequence ATGAACGCGTCCGGGGCGGCATCCAGCGCGGCATTTCCCGCTGCGGCCCTCGATGCGGGGGCATTCCTCACACGGTATCCGGAACTGGCGGTGTGGTGCATGGGCGCGGTGAAGTCCTCCGTGATCGTGCTGATGGTCCTGGCCCTCGCCGCCCTTTTCCGCGGACGTTCCGCCGTCGCGCGTTGCTGGATCCTGCGGCTTGCGTTCCCCGCGTTGCTGCTGACGGCGCTGTGGCCGCTCGCCGCCGGCAGGCTGCCGGTGTTGTCCGTCCATGTGGATGCCCCCGCCGCATCCGGCTGGGAGACGGTGCAGCCTGACATTCCCGCGGTTCCTCCGCAGCCAGCGATGAAAGAAACCCTCATCAAGCAGATGGACCCACCTGCGGACTCCGTCGTGCCCCGCGTGCTGCCGGTCATTCCGGAGATGGATGTCGCGGAGGCTTTTCCCGAGCCAGCTCCTTCCTCACAGTCTCCCACCGACGAGGTTCCTTCATGGAAAGTCGCGCTGAAGGAGCTGGAGGACCACCTGCTCTTCTTATGGTCCGGCGGAGCGATGCTGGTCGCACTGTGGCTGGTGTTCCGGAATGTCACCGGCCTGTTCTGGCTGCACCGCCATGGGCAACCGGCGGACGGAACGATGACGGACGTGGGCGACCGCCTGACGGACGCGCTGCGGATGCGGCGTGCCAACTACCGCCGGGTGCCGGGTCTCGCCAGTCCTTTGCTCACCGGTTGGTTCCGTGCGCGGTTGTGGCTGCCGGAAGGGATGTCTGCCATGACGGAGGCACAGGTTCGCGCCATCCTCCGGCACGAACTGGCCCACCACCGCCGCAGGGACCTGTGGTGGCAGGCTCTCGCATCCTGCGCCTGTGCCATCTGGTGGTGGAACCCCGCCGTATGGAACCTGGGGAAACGGCTGCGGCATGAGACGGAACTGGCGGCGGATGATGCCGTCGTCACCGGTGGCGGTGCCGCCGCGGACTACGCGGAACTGCTCGTCCGCGTGGCCAGCGGCTGGACGGTGGGTGATGCCCGTGCCGTCCGCCGCACCGGCGTGCCGATGATGGGTTCCTCCGCCATCGAGCGTCGCGTCCGTGCCATCCTTGCGGAAAGTCCGTTCCGCAATCGCATGGGCTGGACCGCCGGGGCCGCAGTGGCATTTATCGCCATCATGGGGGCTGGCATCGCCTCGCTGACCGCCGTTGCGCGGCCGGTGGAGAGCCCGCTCGCAATGGTGGCGGACATGGAGGAAAGCGAAGGGGACTCCGGTGGGGTGGATCCGGAAGGTGAGCTATCCAGGGATCCGGCGGCAGACAGGGAAATGCTGGAGCGTCTGGTGTCGCCGAAGAATGTACCGCCGGATTACCTCCATCCGCCGGGAACAGATATCGGAAACCTGGTTGAACTCCTCCATTCCCGACCGATGGATCTCAAGGATCTGGACGACCTGCAGCATCTGATGTCGGAAGGCTACATCAATGGTAGATATGTGGGGCCGGATGAGGGTAAGCCCAATATCCAGATTGCCCGGGTGATCCCGCAGGATCGTCCGCTGCCAACGGAGGCCAGGATACGCTTCATCCACGCGCGGACCGGCCAGCCCATGCCGGGGTTGAGGTTCCACCTGGGCTTCGATGGCGATCTCCCTTTCCAGGTGGCTGCGGATGGTGATGGTCGCTACATTTTCACCCTATCTCCGGAAACATTGGAGAGGGAATCCAGACCTGAACGCATTATGTGGGCGGGTACCAAACGGCTCGGCATTCTTGTTGCGGAAGCCGGGTATCTGATGAAGCACATGGAATTCCAGCGTCACGCATGGGGGCAGGAGATCGAGGTGCGGATGGAGCCTTCCTTGCCCATCTCCGGCCGGGTTGTCGGGGAGGATGGGCAGCCGGTGGCAGGTGCCGCGATCCGCACGGATCGTTCACCATTCGTGCATCCGATGCTGATCTTGCTCCCCCGCAATTTCGGCACGAAGACGGATGACGACGGACGCTGGAGTTTGGATGGATTTCCGGAGGATCTCAGCAAGTTGGAACTGGATATCTCCCACCCGGATTATGTGGCATTCAGCGGCAGTGCCACCGACCTCCCTGGCGGAGAGGAGGTCCTCAGGAACGGCTCCTCTACCCTGGTTCTGAAAACCGGCCCGCGCATCCATGGCAGGGTGGTGGATCGGGATGGCAGGCCGGTCCACGGTGCCCGAATCAATCCGCGCGCCATAAGCTCTCCGCGCTTTGCGATCACCGACGGCGACGGCAGGTTCGTCATCAAGCGGCTGCCGGGTAAATACGCTCTGCTCACCATAGAGGCTGACGGATTCAGCCCATCGCAGGAAGGCGTGATGGTGGGGCAGGAAAAGGATCACGTCTTCACCCTCTCCCCGCCAACCCTGTTCCGGGGACGTGTGGTGCGGGAGGACGAACGTCCGTACGCCGGAGTGGAGGTCCGGGTGGATCAGTGGCGGAACCAGCGGACGCTGGGCTACCGCACCCAAACGGATGAGGACGGGCGCTTCACCTGGGACAGCGCGCCGGCGGAGCCTTTCACACTCAACATCGGTGAAGGCGAGCGGATCATGAGCGGGTATCCCATCGCCGGGCCGGGTGGGGAGGTGGTCATCGTCATGAAGCCGGCCCTCCGCATCAAAGTCACTGCGGTGGACGATGCCACCGCGGAGCCGGTCAGGAACTTCCGCGTCACCCCTGTCAGCGCCAACCCATGGGTGTACCGGGATACCCTGGCATCCGTGAAAGGAAAGCTGGAATGGGAGACCTACAAGTTCGAAAAGAACGGGATCAACTTCCGAGTCGAAGCGGATGGCTTTGACCCACTGGTCACGGAGGTTCATCCCACCCGCCAGCAGAAGGTGGAAGCAGTCTGGCGGCTGAAGAGGAAGTGA
- a CDS encoding fumarate reductase/succinate dehydrogenase flavoprotein subunit, whose amino-acid sequence MSFVLDSKIPSGPLEQKWSKHKMDSKLINPANKRKFSIIVVGSGLAGGAAAATLAELGYQVKCFCYQDSPRRAHSIAAQGGINAAKNYRNDGDSVRRLFYDTIKGGDFRAREANVYRLAEVSNAIIDQCVAQGVPFAREYGGLLDNRSFGGAQVSRTFYARGQTGQQLLIGCYQALEKEIQRGGVKMFPRTEMLDLVLVDGHAKGIVTRDLNTGKITTHAADAVILATGGYGNVFFLSTNAMGCNVTGAWRAARRGALFANPCYTQIHPTCIPVSGDYQSKLTLMSESLRNDGRVWAPKSREIAAKIREGKLKPSDVAEDDRDYFLERKYPSFGNLAPRDISSRAAKEACDDGRGVAGTGLGVYLDFRDATARLGEPTIRARYGNLFQMYDKIVGEDPYKQPMMIYPAVHYTMGGLWVDYNLMSNVPGLHVLGEANFSDHGANRLGASALMQGLADGYFVIPTTIANYLATQKPGTFNTEMPEFKATEAEAKERVNKLLNIKGKRTVDSFHKELGLVMWNKCGMERSREGLTEAIAKIPQIREEFWQNVRIPGSGDIANMELEKAGRVADFLEFGELMCYDARDREESCGGHFRAEHQFTDADPDVQAGKTQAGEAKRHDDLFSHVSAWEYNGDGKAPTLHKEPLVYETVKASIRSYA is encoded by the coding sequence ATGTCCTTCGTCCTCGACAGCAAAATCCCATCCGGCCCGCTTGAGCAGAAATGGTCCAAGCACAAGATGGACTCGAAGCTCATCAACCCGGCCAACAAGCGGAAGTTCTCGATCATCGTGGTCGGTTCCGGTCTGGCGGGTGGTGCGGCTGCGGCGACACTCGCGGAGCTGGGCTACCAGGTGAAATGCTTCTGCTACCAGGACTCCCCGCGCCGGGCGCACTCCATCGCCGCGCAGGGTGGCATCAACGCCGCGAAGAACTACCGGAACGACGGTGACTCCGTGCGCCGCCTTTTCTACGACACGATCAAGGGCGGCGACTTCCGCGCCCGTGAGGCGAACGTCTACCGCCTTGCCGAGGTTTCCAACGCCATCATCGACCAGTGCGTGGCGCAGGGCGTGCCCTTCGCCCGGGAATACGGCGGCCTGCTGGACAACCGCTCCTTCGGCGGTGCGCAGGTGTCCCGGACTTTCTACGCACGGGGCCAGACGGGGCAACAGCTCCTCATCGGCTGCTACCAGGCGTTGGAAAAGGAAATCCAGCGCGGCGGGGTGAAGATGTTCCCACGGACGGAGATGCTGGACCTGGTGCTGGTGGACGGCCATGCCAAGGGCATCGTCACCCGTGACCTGAACACCGGCAAGATCACCACCCATGCGGCGGACGCCGTGATCCTGGCCACCGGCGGCTACGGCAACGTGTTCTTCCTCTCCACCAATGCGATGGGCTGCAACGTGACCGGAGCCTGGCGCGCCGCGCGCCGGGGCGCCCTCTTCGCGAACCCGTGCTACACCCAGATCCACCCGACCTGCATCCCGGTCAGCGGTGACTACCAGTCGAAGCTCACCCTCATGTCGGAGTCCCTCCGGAACGACGGCCGTGTGTGGGCGCCGAAGTCCCGCGAGATCGCCGCGAAGATCCGCGAAGGAAAACTCAAGCCGTCCGATGTGGCGGAGGACGACCGCGACTACTTCCTGGAGCGCAAGTATCCTTCCTTTGGCAACCTCGCACCGCGCGACATTTCCTCCCGCGCCGCGAAGGAAGCCTGTGACGACGGCCGCGGCGTCGCCGGCACCGGCCTGGGCGTCTATCTCGACTTCCGCGATGCGACCGCCCGCCTCGGCGAGCCGACCATCCGCGCCCGCTACGGCAACCTCTTCCAGATGTATGACAAGATCGTCGGTGAGGATCCCTACAAGCAGCCGATGATGATCTACCCCGCCGTCCACTACACCATGGGCGGCCTGTGGGTGGACTACAACCTGATGTCCAACGTCCCCGGCCTGCACGTGCTGGGTGAGGCGAACTTCTCCGACCACGGCGCGAACCGCCTGGGGGCATCCGCCCTCATGCAGGGTCTGGCCGACGGCTACTTCGTCATCCCCACCACCATCGCCAACTACCTTGCCACCCAGAAGCCCGGCACCTTCAACACGGAAATGCCAGAGTTCAAGGCCACGGAGGCCGAGGCGAAGGAACGCGTCAACAAACTGCTCAACATCAAGGGCAAGCGCACCGTGGATTCCTTCCACAAGGAACTCGGCCTGGTCATGTGGAACAAGTGCGGCATGGAGCGTTCCCGCGAGGGCCTCACGGAAGCCATCGCGAAGATCCCGCAGATCCGCGAGGAGTTCTGGCAGAACGTCCGCATCCCCGGCTCCGGCGACATCGCCAACATGGAGCTGGAGAAGGCGGGCCGCGTCGCCGACTTCCTCGAGTTCGGGGAGCTGATGTGCTACGACGCCCGCGACCGCGAGGAATCCTGCGGCGGCCACTTCCGCGCCGAGCACCAGTTCACCGACGCCGATCCCGACGTCCAGGCCGGCAAGACGCAGGCCGGTGAGGCGAAGCGCCACGACGACCTGTTCTCCCACGTCTCCGCCTGGGAATACAACGGCGACGGCAAGGCCCCGACGCTCCACAAGGAGCCGCTCGTCTATGAAACCGTGAAAGCATCCATCCGGAGCTACGCGTGA
- a CDS encoding four helix bundle protein, with product MNPEDLKARCKQFSLRVIRLVRALPDDKVGRPIANQLIRSGTSVAANYRAACLAKSRADFASKVGTAVEEADESALWMELIMEDEILPRDKVQPLWQEATELTSIFCASIKTARRNGAD from the coding sequence ATGAACCCGGAAGACCTCAAAGCCCGCTGCAAGCAGTTCTCGCTGCGGGTGATCCGTCTGGTAAGGGCCCTTCCCGATGACAAAGTCGGTCGTCCCATCGCCAACCAACTGATCCGCTCCGGCACTTCGGTGGCCGCGAACTACCGGGCAGCCTGCCTTGCCAAATCCCGCGCCGACTTCGCATCCAAGGTCGGGACCGCCGTGGAAGAAGCGGATGAATCCGCTCTCTGGATGGAGCTCATCATGGAGGATGAGATCCTTCCCCGCGACAAGGTCCAACCACTGTGGCAGGAAGCCACCGAGCTGACTTCCATCTTCTGCGCTTCCATCAAAACCGCCCGCCGGAACGGCGCTGATTGA
- a CDS encoding succinate dehydrogenase cytochrome b subunit, whose amino-acid sequence MNALTRSISAYWNSSIGKKLIVAVTGIALVLFLFGHMTGNLLVFAGREAFNDYAQFLHHALHGAGIWIARLGLLGAVVLHVVATIALTRQNKSARKPYEYQATIKATKSSRIMIWTGLTILFFVIYHLMHYTIRVGNEYANPALYTDAAYLAKTGEARHDAWKMVIDGFSVWWVAIFYVIAMTVLCSHLGHGVASIFQTLGWNSKKSRPLIEQFSWAYSAVIWLGFVSIPVAILVFKFGR is encoded by the coding sequence ATGAACGCCCTGACCCGCAGCATTTCGGCCTACTGGAACTCCTCGATCGGAAAGAAACTCATCGTCGCCGTCACTGGGATCGCCCTTGTTTTGTTCCTTTTCGGCCACATGACCGGCAACCTGCTGGTGTTCGCGGGCCGTGAGGCGTTCAACGACTACGCGCAGTTCCTGCACCACGCCCTGCACGGCGCGGGCATCTGGATCGCCCGTCTGGGCTTGCTGGGCGCGGTGGTTCTGCATGTGGTGGCTACCATCGCCCTGACCCGCCAGAACAAGAGCGCGCGGAAGCCCTACGAATATCAAGCGACCATCAAGGCGACGAAGTCCTCCCGGATCATGATCTGGACGGGCCTGACCATCCTCTTTTTCGTCATCTACCACCTGATGCACTACACCATCCGCGTGGGGAATGAGTATGCGAACCCCGCTCTCTACACGGATGCCGCCTATCTCGCGAAGACCGGCGAGGCCCGCCATGATGCCTGGAAAATGGTCATCGACGGCTTCTCCGTCTGGTGGGTCGCGATTTTCTACGTCATCGCCATGACGGTCCTGTGCTCCCACCTCGGCCACGGTGTCGCCTCCATCTTCCAGACACTGGGCTGGAACTCGAAGAAATCCCGCCCGCTGATCGAGCAATTTTCCTGGGCCTACAGTGCGGTGATCTGGCTGGGCTTCGTGTCGATCCCGGTCGCAATCCTCGTTTTCAAGTTCGGACGCTGA
- a CDS encoding circularly permuted type 2 ATP-grasp protein, which produces MAIFEGYDPGGFHDEMFAGSGEVRPHCAPLLNRMDNLSEREFLDRKAASELYFVRQGITFNVYHDNRGMERIFPFDPVPRVIPANEWELLEAGLTQRIIALNLFLHDIYHDQQILKDEVIPRHYIENAKHYRPEFRGVDVPADIYIHICGSDMIKGKDGTYYVLEDNGRCPSGASYLLENRNALKRAFPDIFNTLGVRPVDSYPRDLLNMLHHISPRREADPVCVLLTPGCYNSAYFEHCYLAREMGIEIVEGKDLVVKDNFVYMRTTHGLVRVDVIYRRIDDDFIDPTVFRKDSVLGVPGLMNAYRAGHVALANAVGTGVADDKVTYYFVPRMIEYYLGQKPILPNVPTYLASEEADLKFILGHLPELVVKAANESGGYGMLMGPSASKEEIEIFREKIIADPRNYIAQPVVSLSRCPTWCDGAIEGRHIDLRPYIIYGDEVKIVPGGLTRVALTKGSLVVNSSQGGGSKDTWVLR; this is translated from the coding sequence ATGGCAATATTCGAGGGCTACGATCCGGGCGGTTTTCATGATGAGATGTTCGCGGGAAGCGGGGAGGTCAGGCCACATTGCGCGCCGCTCCTCAACAGGATGGACAATTTGAGCGAGAGGGAGTTCCTGGACCGCAAGGCGGCGTCGGAGCTCTACTTCGTCCGCCAGGGGATCACCTTCAACGTGTATCATGACAACCGGGGTATGGAGCGGATCTTCCCGTTCGATCCGGTGCCGCGGGTGATCCCGGCGAACGAGTGGGAACTGCTGGAGGCGGGTCTGACGCAGCGGATCATCGCGCTGAACCTTTTCCTGCACGACATCTATCATGACCAGCAGATCCTCAAGGATGAGGTGATCCCGCGCCACTACATCGAGAACGCGAAACACTACCGGCCGGAGTTCCGTGGTGTGGACGTCCCGGCGGACATCTACATCCACATCTGCGGTAGCGACATGATCAAGGGCAAGGACGGCACCTACTACGTCCTGGAGGACAACGGCCGCTGCCCGTCCGGCGCCTCTTACCTGCTTGAGAACCGCAACGCGCTGAAGCGGGCGTTCCCGGACATCTTCAACACGCTGGGCGTGCGCCCGGTGGACTCCTACCCGCGCGACCTGCTGAACATGCTGCACCACATCTCCCCGCGCCGGGAGGCGGACCCGGTGTGCGTACTCCTCACCCCCGGCTGCTACAACAGCGCCTACTTCGAGCATTGCTATCTCGCCCGCGAGATGGGCATCGAGATCGTCGAGGGCAAGGACCTCGTGGTGAAGGACAACTTCGTCTACATGCGCACCACCCACGGACTGGTCCGGGTGGATGTGATCTACCGCCGGATCGACGACGATTTCATCGACCCGACCGTGTTCCGCAAGGACTCCGTGCTCGGCGTGCCAGGCCTGATGAATGCCTACCGCGCCGGACACGTGGCCCTCGCCAACGCGGTGGGGACCGGTGTCGCGGATGACAAGGTCACCTACTACTTCGTCCCGCGGATGATCGAATACTACCTCGGCCAGAAGCCGATCCTGCCGAACGTGCCGACCTACCTCGCGTCGGAGGAGGCGGACCTGAAATTCATCCTCGGCCACCTGCCGGAGCTGGTGGTGAAGGCGGCGAACGAGTCCGGCGGCTACGGCATGCTGATGGGACCGTCCGCGTCGAAGGAGGAAATCGAGATCTTCCGGGAAAAGATCATCGCGGACCCGCGCAACTACATCGCCCAGCCGGTGGTGTCGCTTTCCCGCTGCCCGACGTGGTGCGATGGAGCCATCGAGGGCCGCCACATCGACCTGCGGCCGTATATCATCTACGGTGACGAGGTGAAGATTGTGCCCGGGGGGCTGACCCGCGTGGCGCTTACGAAGGGTTCCCTGGTGGTGAACTCCTCCCAGGGTGGTGGCAGCAAGGACACCTGGGTCCTCCGGTAA
- a CDS encoding alpha-E domain-containing protein, whose translation MLSRVANTLYWMVRNVERADNLSRLIDVNQQLLLDFETLDSERLRGFWAPIIQSLGEEEAFETLYDEPGSSQVIRFLSDDVQNPNSIASCIAQARENARTIRDQLSDELWEELNSLYLFTRSAEASFLIESNPPKYYESIRRGAATFLGVAASTMARNEAWEFIDIGRQLERADKTTRFLDITSYLPKTAEDEITSPGVLHWTAILRSCGAMGAFRSDQREISARGVVDYLIFSPEFPRSVRFCIERLDASLHKVSGAPRGTFSNESERIAGKLLADINFSSTDDVFREGLHGYLDGLQTKFNAIGGEIFETYVLMPERVTDVPPEPQRVKSAVAGWQFEQQQQQQRNKAQP comes from the coding sequence ATGCTTTCACGCGTCGCAAACACTCTCTACTGGATGGTCCGCAATGTCGAACGGGCCGACAACCTCTCCCGTCTGATCGACGTCAACCAACAGCTCCTCCTCGACTTCGAGACCCTGGACAGCGAGCGCCTTCGCGGCTTCTGGGCGCCCATCATCCAGAGCCTTGGTGAGGAGGAGGCGTTCGAGACCCTCTATGACGAGCCGGGCAGCTCCCAGGTCATCCGCTTCCTTTCGGATGACGTGCAGAACCCCAACAGCATCGCCTCCTGCATCGCCCAGGCGCGGGAAAACGCCCGCACCATCCGCGACCAGCTCTCCGACGAACTTTGGGAGGAGTTGAACTCGCTCTACCTTTTCACCCGTTCCGCGGAAGCGTCGTTCCTCATCGAGTCGAATCCGCCGAAATACTACGAAAGCATCCGCCGCGGCGCGGCGACTTTCCTGGGGGTGGCGGCCTCCACCATGGCGCGGAACGAGGCGTGGGAATTCATCGACATCGGCCGGCAACTGGAGCGTGCGGACAAGACCACCCGCTTTCTGGACATCACCAGTTACCTGCCGAAGACCGCGGAGGATGAGATCACCTCACCCGGCGTCCTCCACTGGACGGCCATCCTGCGCTCCTGCGGCGCGATGGGGGCGTTCCGTTCGGACCAACGGGAAATTTCCGCGCGCGGGGTGGTGGACTACCTCATCTTTTCTCCGGAGTTCCCGCGCTCCGTCCGCTTCTGCATCGAGCGGCTGGACGCCAGCCTGCACAAGGTCTCCGGCGCGCCTCGAGGCACCTTTTCCAACGAATCGGAACGCATCGCGGGCAAGCTGCTGGCTGACATCAACTTCAGCTCCACGGATGATGTGTTCCGGGAAGGGCTGCATGGCTATCTGGATGGCCTGCAGACCAAATTCAACGCCATCGGCGGGGAGATTTTCGAAACCTATGTGTTGATGCCGGAGCGTGTCACGGACGTCCCGCCGGAGCCGCAACGGGTGAAGTCCGCCGTTGCCGGCTGGCAATTCGAACAGCAGCAGCAACAACAACGGAACAAGGCGCAGCCGTGA
- a CDS encoding transglutaminase family protein, giving the protein MKLSVLHRTTFQYLAPVTDSVNTLHLEPRLFPFQQTLSAVIRVLPATRLRRFTDLFQNITHHFEVSGAHPRLEIESRIKVYNLPLVIPDAVRQLTPAHYDDASTRERTWQFLQESRWVSKHPDVWKQAVDIIYGIPSVFGRTQAVMAWVHQEFRYDPGVTSYNTHVEEAFRLRAGVCQDFTHVMLGLCRTLGIPARYASGYLYNGPRDSLIGAQASHAWCEVYFPGPGWLGFDPTNNTLADERYVKVAVGRDYDDVSPVRGSYYGTGHCQMDVQVLVEKV; this is encoded by the coding sequence ATGAAGCTTTCCGTCCTGCACCGAACGACTTTCCAATATCTTGCCCCGGTGACGGACAGTGTGAACACGCTGCACCTGGAGCCGAGGCTGTTCCCGTTCCAGCAGACGTTGTCCGCGGTCATCCGCGTGCTGCCTGCCACCCGTCTCCGCCGTTTCACGGACCTGTTCCAGAACATCACCCATCATTTCGAGGTGTCCGGCGCGCATCCACGGCTCGAGATCGAGAGCCGGATCAAGGTGTACAACCTGCCGCTGGTGATCCCGGATGCGGTGAGGCAACTGACGCCCGCCCACTATGATGATGCCTCCACGCGTGAGCGCACCTGGCAGTTCCTCCAGGAAAGCCGCTGGGTCTCGAAACATCCGGACGTCTGGAAGCAGGCGGTGGACATCATTTACGGCATTCCGTCCGTCTTCGGGCGGACGCAGGCCGTCATGGCGTGGGTTCACCAGGAGTTCCGCTATGATCCCGGAGTGACCAGCTACAACACCCATGTGGAGGAAGCTTTCCGCCTCCGGGCAGGAGTCTGCCAGGATTTCACCCACGTCATGCTCGGCCTGTGCCGGACACTGGGCATCCCCGCCCGGTATGCTTCGGGGTATCTCTACAACGGTCCGCGTGACAGCCTCATCGGCGCGCAGGCATCCCATGCGTGGTGCGAAGTTTATTTCCCCGGACCCGGCTGGCTCGGCTTCGATCCGACGAACAACACGCTCGCGGACGAGCGTTACGTGAAGGTCGCCGTCGGCAGGGACTATGATGACGTTTCCCCGGTTCGTGGCTCCTACTATGGCACCGGCCACTGCCAGATGGATGTGCAAGTGCTGGTGGAGAAGGTGTAG